One segment of Panicum virgatum strain AP13 chromosome 1K, P.virgatum_v5, whole genome shotgun sequence DNA contains the following:
- the LOC120655179 gene encoding protein ASPARTIC PROTEASE IN GUARD CELL 1-like produces the protein MREPRPPCSPRRPSSARQPPTTRARADLHRRPLSWACAPPPVRRRGPCVAESSRRRPEPRVGGCRDPAGRLAGADGWGPAAVARPPRVSGGEATVIVDTASELTWVQCVPCDSCHDQQEPLFDPSSSPSYAAVPCDSPSCDAL, from the coding sequence ATGAGGGAGCCTCGCCCcccctgctcgccgcgccgccccagcTCGGCGCGCCAGCCGCCCACCACCCGTGCCCGCGCGGACCTCCACCGCCGTCCGTTGTCGTGGGCCTGTGCACCTCCGCCCGTCCGTCGTCGGGGGCCCTGCGTCGCGgaatcgagccgccgccgcccggagccGAGGGTGGGAGGATGTCGggatccggccggccggctcgcAGGAGCAGATGGTTGGGGTCCCGCCGCCGTGGCTCGGCCGCCACGCGTGTCCGGCGGCGAGGCCACGGTGATCGTGGACACGGCCAGTGAGCTGACCTGGGTGCAGTGCGTGCCATGCGACTCGTGCCACGACCAGCAGGAGCCCCTCTTCGACCCATCCTCGTCGCCGTCCTACGCCGCGGTACCGTGCGACTCGCCCTCCTGCGATGCGCTGTGA